From Dehalococcoidia bacterium, a single genomic window includes:
- the nadB gene encoding L-aspartate oxidase — protein MPPSYDYIIIGSGIAGLFTALHAREHGRVLVITKGNLEDNNSRWAQGGIAAALGPDDSPDMHMQDTLQAGAGLCDPEAVRVLVTEGPQRIADLIRLGVPFDTLHGEIALAREGAHSRPRVLHAGGDATGAYIEMTLVGAIRGHTVHIVEQSMVTRILVDEASGVAIGVEAMDSRTGVRQEYRGRHIVLATGGAGRLFRYTTNPDVATGDGVALAFRAGAQVMDMEFFQFHPTALRLPGAPPFLISEAVRGEGGRLCTPDGTPFMHAYHPQGDLAPRDVVARAILTEMQKAGTSYVLLDITHLPPQRITSRFPTIYRTCLQYGLDITRQPIPVAPAAHYMMGGVKTDLWGQTTIPNLYACGECACVGVHGANRLASNSLLETVVFSHRVVRRTLGEGADAPPHHRPEVVYRLERRDVPCADIPPLTLRHLQDLMWEMVGLVRNGEGLLRACRVLAAWERTLPPPTERHSQELAHMVVVGRLMAEAAVRRTESRGAHFRTDYPHTDPAWQKHIVLVQ, from the coding sequence ATGCCCCCGTCCTACGACTACATCATCATCGGGAGCGGGATTGCTGGTCTCTTTACCGCCCTCCACGCCCGGGAGCACGGGAGAGTTCTCGTCATCACCAAGGGCAACCTGGAGGACAACAACAGCCGCTGGGCGCAAGGGGGTATCGCCGCTGCCCTGGGTCCCGACGATTCGCCAGACATGCATATGCAGGACACCCTTCAGGCCGGGGCGGGCCTGTGCGACCCCGAAGCGGTGCGGGTGCTGGTCACAGAAGGCCCCCAGCGCATCGCCGACCTGATTCGCCTGGGCGTGCCCTTTGACACTTTGCACGGGGAAATTGCCCTCGCCCGCGAGGGTGCCCACAGCAGACCCCGCGTTCTCCACGCCGGGGGCGACGCCACAGGAGCCTACATAGAGATGACCCTGGTGGGGGCCATCCGGGGACACACCGTCCATATCGTGGAGCAGAGCATGGTAACCCGCATCCTGGTGGACGAGGCCAGCGGGGTAGCCATCGGGGTAGAGGCGATGGACTCCCGCACGGGTGTGCGCCAGGAGTATCGGGGCCGACACATCGTCCTGGCCACTGGGGGAGCGGGGCGCCTCTTCCGCTACACCACCAACCCCGATGTGGCCACCGGGGATGGCGTGGCCCTGGCCTTCCGCGCCGGTGCCCAGGTGATGGATATGGAGTTCTTTCAATTCCATCCCACCGCCCTGCGTCTGCCCGGGGCACCCCCCTTCCTCATCTCCGAGGCGGTGCGGGGCGAGGGGGGACGCCTCTGCACCCCCGACGGCACCCCCTTCATGCACGCCTACCACCCCCAGGGCGATCTGGCCCCCCGCGATGTGGTCGCCCGTGCCATCCTCACCGAGATGCAGAAGGCCGGCACCTCCTACGTGCTCCTGGACATCACCCACCTGCCCCCCCAACGCATCACCTCCCGCTTCCCCACCATCTACCGCACATGCCTGCAGTACGGCCTGGACATCACCCGTCAGCCCATCCCCGTGGCCCCCGCCGCCCACTACATGATGGGCGGGGTGAAGACCGACCTGTGGGGCCAGACCACCATCCCCAACCTGTATGCCTGTGGGGAGTGCGCCTGTGTGGGCGTGCACGGGGCCAACCGCCTGGCCAGCAACTCCTTGCTGGAGACAGTGGTGTTCTCCCACCGCGTAGTCCGCCGCACCCTGGGCGAGGGGGCCGACGCCCCTCCGCACCACCGCCCCGAGGTGGTCTACCGCCTGGAGCGCCGGGATGTCCCCTGTGCCGACATCCCCCCCTTGACCCTGCGCCACCTGCAGGATCTGATGTGGGAGATGGTGGGCCTGGTGCGCAACGGCGAAGGCCTCCTGCGGGCGTGCCGTGTCCTGGCCGCCTGGGAGCGCACCCTTCCCCCACCCACCGAACGCCACAGCCAGGAACTGGCTCACATGGTGGTCGTGGGACGGCTGATGGCCGAGGCGGCTGTGCGCCGCACCGAGTCCCGTGGCGCCCACTTCCGCACCGATTACCCCCACACCGACCCCGCCTGGCAGAAGCACATCGTTCTGGTGCAGTGA
- the nadC gene encoding carboxylating nicotinate-nucleotide diphosphorylase → MWLLGLPEVQDLVRRAVQEDLCLGDPTTDCLIPPDLRGTGIVFAKKEGVLCGVDIALAVFRQIDPEVEGTILAWDGERLRPGQRILEVRGRVASLLKGERTALNFLQHLSGIATTTAQFAEALRGTKACIVDTRKTVPGLRLLEKYAVRIGGGRNHRMNLGDGILIKDNHLAVLRTQGLSLRDAVQRARRYAPHTLRVEVEVTSLAEVHEALEAGADLILLDNMTLEDMRKAVALAKGRAVLEASGGITLETVRAVAETGVDLISSGSLTHSAKALDISMDIQVTGGRG, encoded by the coding sequence GTGTGGCTCCTGGGCCTTCCCGAAGTCCAAGACCTGGTGCGGCGCGCCGTCCAGGAGGACCTCTGCCTGGGCGACCCCACCACCGACTGCCTCATCCCCCCCGACTTGCGGGGCACAGGGATCGTCTTCGCCAAAAAAGAGGGCGTCCTGTGCGGTGTAGACATCGCGTTAGCCGTGTTCCGCCAGATTGACCCCGAGGTGGAGGGCACCATCCTCGCCTGGGATGGAGAGCGCCTGCGGCCGGGCCAGCGCATTCTGGAAGTGCGGGGGCGGGTGGCCTCCCTCCTGAAAGGGGAACGCACAGCCCTGAACTTCCTCCAGCACCTCAGCGGCATCGCCACCACCACCGCCCAGTTCGCCGAGGCCCTCCGCGGCACCAAGGCCTGTATTGTGGATACCCGCAAAACCGTCCCCGGCCTGCGCCTGCTGGAGAAATACGCCGTGCGCATCGGCGGCGGGCGCAACCACCGCATGAACCTGGGGGATGGGATACTCATCAAGGACAACCATCTGGCCGTCCTGCGCACCCAGGGCTTGTCCCTGCGGGACGCCGTCCAGCGCGCACGCCGCTATGCCCCCCACACCCTCCGCGTGGAGGTGGAGGTTACCTCCCTTGCAGAGGTGCACGAGGCTCTGGAAGCGGGAGCCGACCTCATTCTGTTGGACAACATGACGTTGGAGGATATGCGCAAGGCAGTAGCCCTGGCCAAGGGGCGGGCCGTCCTGGAGGCCTCGGGGGGCATTACCCTGGAAACGGTGCGGGCCGTGGCCGAGACGGGGGTAGACCTCATCTCCTCCGGCTCCTTGACCCACTCGGCCAAAGCCCTAGATATCAGCATGGATATACAGGTCACGGGTGGGCGTGGGTAA